A genomic segment from Nonomuraea helvata encodes:
- a CDS encoding SDR family oxidoreductase — translation MTQQPILITGGTGKVGTRIVSLLRRRNVAVRVGSRSGVPRFDWTDQDTWKRALAGSKTVFIVPHDGELLTRPFVQQARDLGVERVVLLSGRGVDVPGYAGDDNAAGRTHIDGEDAVRSCGLAWTILRPGWFAQNFSEGFFRDAVLAGEVRLPAGDGAVSFVDAEDIAAVAVAALTEDGHEGQTYELSGPRALTIAEAVELISEAVGRTVRYVRLTVEEFIAHLEGEGWPKADAVAYADAIAPIRHGMDEHLSDGVQRALGRPPRDFARFVKDAATAGAWRG, via the coding sequence ATGACGCAACAACCGATTCTGATCACCGGCGGTACCGGCAAGGTCGGCACGCGGATCGTGTCCCTACTTCGGCGCAGGAACGTGGCCGTCCGCGTGGGTTCTCGCTCCGGCGTCCCTCGCTTCGACTGGACCGACCAGGACACCTGGAAGCGCGCTCTGGCCGGATCGAAGACCGTCTTCATCGTGCCGCACGACGGCGAACTGCTGACACGACCGTTCGTCCAGCAGGCGAGAGACCTCGGCGTCGAGCGCGTCGTGCTGCTTTCGGGGCGCGGGGTGGACGTGCCCGGCTATGCGGGCGACGACAACGCGGCAGGCAGGACCCATATCGATGGCGAGGACGCGGTGCGCTCCTGCGGCCTGGCATGGACGATTCTGCGGCCTGGTTGGTTCGCGCAGAATTTCAGCGAAGGCTTCTTCCGTGACGCGGTGCTCGCCGGTGAGGTGCGCCTGCCGGCCGGTGACGGTGCGGTGAGTTTCGTCGACGCCGAGGACATCGCGGCGGTGGCGGTCGCGGCGCTGACCGAGGACGGGCATGAGGGACAGACGTACGAGCTGTCCGGCCCCCGTGCACTGACCATCGCCGAGGCCGTCGAGTTGATCTCGGAGGCCGTCGGCCGCACGGTGCGCTACGTGCGGTTGACCGTCGAGGAGTTCATCGCCCATCTGGAAGGCGAGGGCTGGCCGAAGGCCGATGCCGTGGCCTATGCCGACGCGATCGCCCCGATCCGGCATGGCATGGACGAGCACCTGTCCGACGGAGTGCAGCGCGCGCTCGGCCGCCCACCTCGCGACTTTGCCCGATTTGTGAAGGACGCGGCCACTGCCGGAGCCTGGCGCGGCTGA
- a CDS encoding AraC family transcriptional regulator has product MDTLTDLLDGVHAQAALIHRSIMTSPWSLRFAGGGPLTLLTMLDGQGWIIPADGEALAIGPGDIAVVRGPASYTVAEDPATPPQHVITRDQYCAATARTVEKGGAVPDPRTCGVAAGGSAVLLSGAYQGRAGISDRLLDALPDILVITDDDGCSPLLTLMAAEVVQDRPGQQAVLNRLLDLMLVATLRAWFDRTQRHAPVWYRVKDDSVVGTALRLMHGDPAHPWTVESLAAQVGVSRAALARRFTAEVGEPPITYLSHWRIALAADLLRSTDATVGSIAHKVGYSGTFALSVAFKRRLGTTPSQYRAAVLSP; this is encoded by the coding sequence GTGGACACGCTGACGGACCTGCTGGACGGGGTGCACGCACAAGCGGCCCTCATCCATCGGTCGATCATGACCTCGCCGTGGTCCCTGCGTTTCGCCGGCGGCGGCCCGCTGACCCTCCTGACCATGCTGGACGGACAGGGCTGGATCATCCCGGCCGACGGTGAGGCGTTGGCGATCGGCCCCGGTGACATCGCGGTCGTCCGCGGCCCTGCCTCGTACACCGTTGCCGAAGACCCCGCCACTCCGCCCCAGCACGTGATCACCCGCGACCAGTACTGCGCAGCCACCGCGCGGACGGTCGAGAAGGGCGGAGCGGTACCGGATCCACGTACCTGCGGCGTGGCAGCAGGCGGCTCCGCCGTCCTGCTCAGCGGCGCCTACCAGGGCCGGGCCGGGATCAGTGACCGCCTGCTCGACGCCTTGCCGGACATCCTCGTCATCACCGACGACGACGGTTGTTCTCCGCTGCTCACGTTGATGGCGGCAGAAGTGGTACAGGACAGGCCGGGGCAGCAGGCGGTGCTGAACCGGCTGCTGGACCTGATGCTCGTCGCCACGTTGCGCGCCTGGTTCGACCGCACGCAGCGGCACGCCCCGGTCTGGTACCGCGTCAAGGACGACTCCGTCGTGGGCACGGCCCTCCGCCTCATGCACGGCGACCCGGCTCACCCATGGACAGTGGAGAGCCTCGCCGCCCAGGTCGGCGTCTCCCGGGCCGCCCTGGCCCGCCGGTTCACCGCCGAGGTGGGCGAGCCACCCATCACCTATCTGTCCCATTGGCGCATCGCCCTGGCGGCCGACCTCCTCCGCAGCACCGACGCAACCGTCGGCTCCATCGCACACAAGGTCGGCTACTCCGGCACCTTCGCGCTCAGCGTCGCGTTCAAGCGCCGGCTTGGCACCACCCCGAGCCAGTACCGGGCCGCCGTCCTGTCGCCCTGA
- a CDS encoding ATP-binding protein produces MTKVRYFNTTGPCDPRLHYVLPSQPRLPEARQLIDMDRFFVVHAPRQSGKTTMLHSLEHELTKDGAAVTVMISCEEASVTGDDYEAAELILLDELRWSNNSPPGPWPEAAPGKRLGAALQAWAAQCELPLVLLIDEIDALSGESLKAVLRQLRTGHNNRPRGAPFPNSVVLCGLRDVREYKIASGGDPNRLGAISPFNISVRSLCLGNFTPEDVRELYGQHTAETGQEFTKEALAAAFDFTRGQPWLVNALAWEITFWMKVPPEEPITAGHMEQAKERLIRDRATHLDSLVAKLHEPRVKRVLEPVLAGTTVNVDETFTDDFSYVRDLGLAAMGSSVEIANPIYREVILRVLGAGVEANVQGNSRSFVLPDGRLDLLKLLREFTAFWKQHGETMVRGTAYHEAACQIILMAYLHRIVNGGGFLDREYAAGTGRLDVYLRWPYGEGQVQREAMELKVWRPGQRDPVDEGLAQLDCYLDRLDLDAGYLVIFDRRPEASPMEERIHFDQDQTPAGRQVTVLRA; encoded by the coding sequence GTGACCAAAGTCAGGTACTTCAACACCACCGGACCGTGCGACCCCCGGCTTCACTACGTGTTGCCATCGCAGCCCCGGCTGCCGGAGGCGCGCCAGTTGATCGACATGGATCGCTTCTTCGTGGTCCACGCTCCGCGCCAGTCGGGCAAGACGACCATGCTGCATTCCCTGGAGCATGAGCTCACCAAGGACGGCGCCGCCGTGACGGTGATGATCTCCTGCGAGGAGGCCTCCGTGACGGGCGACGACTACGAGGCCGCGGAGCTGATCCTGCTGGACGAGCTCCGGTGGAGCAACAACTCGCCGCCCGGCCCCTGGCCTGAGGCCGCTCCGGGCAAACGGCTGGGCGCCGCTCTCCAGGCGTGGGCAGCCCAGTGCGAGCTCCCACTCGTGTTGCTCATCGACGAGATCGACGCGCTGAGCGGGGAGAGCCTGAAAGCGGTCCTGCGGCAACTACGCACCGGCCACAACAATCGCCCCAGAGGCGCTCCGTTTCCCAACTCCGTGGTGTTGTGCGGGCTGAGGGACGTGCGGGAGTACAAGATCGCTTCAGGCGGCGACCCCAACCGACTCGGGGCGATCAGCCCCTTCAACATATCGGTCAGGTCGCTTTGCCTGGGCAACTTCACCCCGGAAGACGTCAGGGAGCTGTACGGCCAGCACACCGCCGAAACTGGGCAGGAATTCACCAAGGAAGCCCTCGCCGCGGCCTTTGACTTCACCCGCGGACAACCCTGGCTGGTCAACGCTCTGGCTTGGGAGATCACCTTTTGGATGAAGGTCCCGCCAGAGGAACCGATCACCGCCGGGCACATGGAGCAGGCCAAGGAGCGGCTCATCCGCGACCGCGCCACCCACCTGGATTCTCTTGTCGCCAAGCTGCACGAACCCCGGGTCAAGCGAGTGCTCGAACCGGTGCTCGCAGGCACGACAGTCAACGTCGACGAGACCTTCACGGACGACTTCTCCTACGTGCGTGATCTCGGCCTTGCTGCCATGGGCTCCTCCGTCGAAATCGCCAACCCCATCTACCGCGAGGTCATCCTCCGCGTGCTGGGCGCCGGTGTGGAAGCCAACGTCCAGGGCAATTCGCGGTCTTTCGTCCTCCCCGACGGCCGCCTGGACCTGCTCAAGCTGCTACGTGAGTTCACCGCCTTCTGGAAGCAGCACGGCGAGACGATGGTCCGTGGCACCGCCTACCATGAGGCAGCATGCCAGATCATCCTCATGGCCTACCTGCACCGGATCGTCAACGGCGGCGGCTTCCTCGACAGGGAGTACGCGGCGGGCACCGGGCGGCTGGATGTCTACCTGCGCTGGCCGTACGGCGAGGGGCAGGTGCAGCGGGAGGCCATGGAGCTCAAGGTGTGGCGGCCTGGTCAGCGGGATCCGGTGGACGAGGGACTTGCGCAGCTCGACTGCTATCTGGACCGGCTGGATCTCGACGCCGGCTACCTGGTGATCTTCGATCGCCGTCCTGAGGCGTCTCCGATGGAGGAGCGCATCCACTTCGACCAGGATCAGACCCCGGCGGGGCGGCAGGTCACCGTTCTGCGGGCGTGA
- a CDS encoding type II toxin-antitoxin system prevent-host-death family antitoxin produces the protein MTAIPARELRNNTAEVLRRVESGEEIEVLRDNRPVAKIIPLSRRRRWISAVEIGIELTRLGADTTGLADELRETLADTTGPTRMFL, from the coding sequence ATGACCGCCATTCCTGCCCGAGAGCTACGCAACAACACCGCCGAGGTGCTGCGGCGCGTTGAATCCGGCGAGGAGATCGAAGTTCTCAGGGACAATCGACCGGTCGCAAAGATCATCCCGCTTTCTCGTCGTCGCCGATGGATTTCCGCAGTCGAAATCGGCATCGAGCTGACTCGTCTCGGCGCCGATACCACTGGCCTGGCCGACGAACTGCGGGAGACGCTCGCCGATACGACGGGGCCTACCCGCATGTTCCTGTAG
- a CDS encoding electron transfer flavoprotein subunit alpha/FixB family protein — protein MSEILVLVEQVEGEVKKVTLELLTLARSLGTPAAVWAGPGITSEAKARLAEYGADKIYVAPSSDIVEYVVAPKAELLAQLVADKSPAAVLVAATPEGKEIAGRLAIKTDSGVITDAVGLGEGFVADQSIFGGGINVQSKVSKGTPIVAVRPNSTAPEPSAGAGAEEEVSVTLSDAAKAARIVERVKQEKGARPELTEAAIVVSGGRGVGSAENFSIIEQLADSLGAAVGASRAATDAGWYPHQFQVGQTGKTVSPQLYIAAGISGAIQHRAGMQTAKTIVAINKDPEAPIFELADYGVVGDLNQVVPQLTEEVNKRK, from the coding sequence ATGTCGGAGATTCTCGTTCTCGTCGAGCAGGTCGAAGGCGAGGTCAAGAAGGTCACGCTCGAGCTGCTGACCCTCGCCCGCTCGCTCGGCACCCCCGCCGCCGTCTGGGCCGGCCCCGGCATCACGTCGGAGGCCAAGGCCAGGCTGGCCGAGTACGGCGCTGACAAGATCTACGTCGCTCCGTCGAGCGACATCGTGGAGTACGTGGTCGCGCCCAAGGCCGAGCTGCTCGCCCAGCTCGTGGCCGACAAGTCGCCGGCCGCCGTGCTCGTGGCCGCCACGCCCGAGGGCAAGGAGATCGCCGGGCGCCTGGCCATCAAGACCGACTCCGGGGTCATCACCGACGCCGTGGGCCTGGGCGAGGGCTTCGTGGCCGACCAGTCCATCTTCGGCGGCGGCATCAACGTGCAGTCCAAGGTGAGCAAGGGCACGCCGATCGTGGCCGTACGCCCCAACTCGACCGCCCCCGAGCCCTCGGCCGGCGCCGGGGCCGAGGAGGAGGTGTCGGTCACGCTGTCCGACGCCGCCAAGGCGGCCCGCATCGTGGAGCGCGTCAAGCAGGAGAAGGGCGCCCGCCCCGAGCTGACGGAGGCCGCGATCGTGGTCTCCGGCGGCCGCGGCGTGGGCTCGGCCGAGAACTTCTCGATCATCGAGCAGCTGGCCGACTCGCTCGGCGCCGCCGTCGGCGCCTCACGCGCCGCCACGGACGCCGGCTGGTATCCGCACCAGTTCCAGGTGGGCCAGACGGGCAAGACCGTGTCGCCGCAGCTGTACATCGCGGCCGGCATCTCGGGGGCCATCCAGCACCGGGCCGGGATGCAGACCGCCAAGACGATCGTGGCGATCAACAAGGACCCGGAGGCGCCGATCTTCGAGCTGGCCGACTATGGCGTGGTGGGTGACCTGAACCAGGTGGTGCCGCAGCTCACCGAAGAGGTCAACAAGCGCAAGTAA
- a CDS encoding electron transfer flavoprotein subunit beta/FixA family protein yields MNIVVCVKQVPDTATERKLRSDDKTLDRDAADGVVNELDEYAVEEALRLKEAHEGEVTVLTMGPGKATETIRKALAMGADKAVHLSDDALHGSDALSTSYAMAQVLKKIGFDLVILGSESTDARTGVLAAMLAERLGTPQLTLANKVDVDGTSITVQRITDYGFDKVEATLPAVVSVVEKINEPRYPSFKGIMAAKKKPVETLAIGDASIDAAQVGLTAAWSSVVDFAAAPPRAAGTIVKDEGDGGAKAAEFLASKKFI; encoded by the coding sequence ATGAACATCGTCGTCTGCGTGAAGCAGGTCCCCGACACTGCGACCGAGCGCAAGCTGCGGTCCGATGACAAGACGCTCGACCGAGACGCCGCCGACGGCGTGGTGAACGAGCTTGACGAGTACGCGGTCGAAGAAGCGCTGCGGCTCAAGGAGGCCCACGAGGGTGAGGTGACCGTGCTCACCATGGGTCCCGGCAAGGCCACCGAGACCATCCGCAAGGCGCTGGCCATGGGGGCCGACAAGGCCGTCCACCTCAGCGACGACGCGCTGCACGGGTCCGACGCGCTGTCCACCTCGTACGCGATGGCGCAGGTGCTCAAGAAGATCGGGTTCGACCTGGTCATCCTGGGCTCCGAGTCCACCGACGCGCGCACCGGCGTGCTGGCCGCGATGCTGGCCGAGCGCCTCGGCACGCCGCAGCTCACGCTGGCCAACAAGGTCGACGTCGACGGCACCTCGATCACCGTCCAGCGCATCACCGACTACGGCTTCGACAAGGTCGAGGCCACGCTCCCGGCCGTCGTCTCCGTGGTCGAGAAGATCAACGAGCCGCGTTACCCGTCGTTCAAGGGCATCATGGCGGCCAAGAAGAAGCCGGTCGAGACGCTGGCCATCGGCGACGCGTCCATCGACGCCGCCCAGGTGGGCCTGACCGCCGCCTGGTCCTCCGTGGTCGACTTCGCCGCGGCCCCGCCGCGCGCGGCCGGCACGATCGTCAAGGACGAGGGCGACGGTGGCGCGAAGGCCGCCGAATTCCTCGCGTCGAAGAAGTTCATCTGA
- a CDS encoding serine/threonine-protein kinase: MSERLGPYELLSRLGAGGFGEVHLALDPDGRTVAVKVLHPHVAADGGALARLAREVETMRRVGGPHVAEVLDASLEGTRPYLVTRYVQGRPLSAVPVPVADLRTLASGLADALLAMHEAGVVHRDLKPANVMIAEGEPVVIDFGIASAFDSLSVTASGAVVGTPGYLAPEVLEGKSAGPEADVFSFGATLAYAATGRQPYGQGPASAVAYRVVHHQPDLEDVPEWLAALLRECLAADPSARPTAAQLCARLGAASVPHVRARAADHLATREWRPGKERPRRSVEESRARHREKVRRRWLIGSGLFVSLLAAAAREPLPEVALFLLAAYALAVVADAGVALFSRGPYRRSRMIADLVGVAGAVGLCFGLAALFSTFTLALFAGTALVVGIVFLLSA, from the coding sequence ATGAGTGAGCGCCTCGGCCCATATGAGCTCCTTTCCCGGCTCGGGGCGGGCGGGTTCGGCGAGGTGCACCTCGCGCTCGACCCCGATGGCCGTACGGTCGCGGTCAAGGTGCTCCACCCCCACGTCGCCGCCGACGGCGGGGCGCTGGCCCGGCTGGCACGCGAGGTGGAGACCATGCGCAGGGTCGGCGGGCCGCACGTGGCGGAGGTGCTCGACGCCTCGCTGGAGGGCACCCGTCCGTACCTTGTGACCCGCTACGTCCAGGGCCGCCCGCTCAGCGCCGTGCCCGTGCCCGTCGCGGACCTGCGCACGCTCGCCTCCGGCCTGGCCGACGCGCTGCTCGCCATGCACGAGGCCGGGGTGGTGCACCGCGATCTCAAACCGGCCAACGTGATGATCGCGGAGGGCGAGCCCGTCGTCATCGACTTCGGCATCGCCAGCGCGTTCGACTCCCTGTCGGTCACGGCCTCAGGCGCGGTGGTGGGCACGCCCGGCTACCTGGCTCCCGAGGTGCTGGAGGGCAAGAGCGCGGGGCCCGAGGCCGACGTGTTCTCCTTCGGGGCGACGCTGGCCTACGCGGCGACGGGGCGGCAGCCGTACGGGCAGGGGCCCGCCTCCGCGGTCGCGTACCGGGTGGTGCATCACCAGCCCGATCTGGAGGACGTTCCCGAGTGGCTGGCGGCGCTGTTACGTGAGTGCCTGGCCGCCGACCCGTCCGCGCGGCCGACGGCCGCGCAGCTCTGTGCCAGGCTCGGTGCCGCCTCCGTCCCGCATGTCCGGGCGCGCGCCGCCGACCACCTGGCCACCAGGGAGTGGCGGCCGGGCAAGGAGCGGCCTCGCAGGTCGGTCGAGGAGTCGAGGGCCAGGCACCGGGAGAAGGTGCGCAGGCGCTGGCTGATCGGCTCGGGGCTGTTCGTGTCGCTGCTGGCCGCCGCCGCGCGGGAGCCGCTGCCCGAGGTGGCGCTGTTCCTGCTGGCGGCGTACGCGCTGGCCGTGGTGGCCGACGCCGGGGTGGCGCTGTTCTCGCGCGGCCCGTACCGGCGCAGCCGGATGATCGCGGACCTGGTCGGCGTGGCGGGGGCCGTGGGGCTCTGTTTCGGGCTGGCGGCGCTGTTCAGCACGTTCACGCTGGCCCTGTTCGCGGGTACGGCGCTGGTGGTGGGGATCGTCTTCCTGCTGTCCGCCTAG
- a CDS encoding serine/threonine-protein kinase, with protein MNTQASERLGPYRLVRKIGEGGMGVVHLGLDGEGREVAIKVLHPHVAADLKARDRLTREVETMRRVRSPHVAEVIDAELVGGQPYVVTRFAPGRTLEDTVLSEGPLEARELIRLAQGLCQALVAIHAADVIHRDFKPSNVMLVNGEPLVIDFGIAHLVNATRLTQTGMFVGTPGYLAPEIIRDSDITQAADVHALASTVFFAATGAPPFGTGTFEAVCFNIMEGRAQLDKSPAWLRGWLSRALQVDPAGRPSAQELLRMARALDPSVTTFHEASFDGPTGTKRMADRTRTMDTFSDLLPPVEYGRAAPPPHKEDRPYKEDRPPPYREERPPPYVPAPVAARPPVPRTDQRVAGYPAPQPTSPSQARPYGGPRSSGPPQGSAKPDPYTPPPQYQPPAERKKYLFGSQVVGLLLMVTLVALTVMMPVMVGVVAVALALVLRLGEYLFGDLVKRRQMRGSSSADPLLAVVGTPWALVKSALVTAVHVPLALLFGMCVWGALHWAGKMSVNEAASFAAGAFAAGLFVLPGGGAPRKAVTRTLTGVLRSPGAALVAVVLVGTAALFAVMFALGQDAVWYPWRAPESVIDDLASNAKQSTIGLITGMIDSLLSDLGLGFLTPWS; from the coding sequence ATGAACACCCAGGCATCAGAACGCCTCGGCCCGTACCGGCTGGTCAGGAAGATCGGCGAGGGTGGCATGGGGGTCGTCCACCTCGGCCTCGACGGCGAGGGCCGCGAGGTCGCCATCAAGGTCCTCCACCCGCACGTGGCCGCCGACCTCAAGGCGCGCGACCGGCTGACCCGCGAGGTCGAGACCATGCGCCGGGTACGCAGCCCGCACGTCGCCGAGGTCATCGACGCCGAGCTCGTGGGCGGCCAGCCGTACGTCGTGACCCGCTTCGCGCCGGGACGCACGCTGGAGGACACCGTCCTGTCGGAGGGTCCCCTGGAGGCACGCGAGCTCATCAGGCTCGCCCAGGGGCTCTGCCAGGCGTTGGTGGCCATCCACGCGGCCGACGTGATCCACCGCGACTTCAAGCCGTCCAACGTCATGCTGGTCAACGGCGAGCCGCTGGTCATCGACTTCGGCATCGCCCATCTGGTGAACGCCACCAGGCTGACGCAGACCGGCATGTTCGTGGGCACACCCGGCTATCTGGCGCCCGAGATCATCCGTGACTCCGACATCACCCAGGCGGCCGACGTGCACGCGCTGGCCTCGACGGTGTTCTTCGCCGCGACGGGGGCGCCGCCGTTCGGCACGGGGACGTTCGAGGCGGTCTGCTTCAACATCATGGAAGGGCGGGCCCAGCTCGACAAGTCGCCCGCGTGGCTGCGCGGCTGGCTGAGCAGGGCGCTGCAGGTGGACCCGGCGGGCCGGCCCAGCGCGCAGGAGCTGCTGCGGATGGCCAGGGCGCTCGATCCGTCGGTGACCACGTTCCACGAGGCCTCCTTCGACGGGCCGACGGGTACCAAGCGCATGGCCGACCGCACGCGGACCATGGACACCTTCTCCGACCTGCTGCCGCCGGTCGAGTACGGCAGGGCCGCGCCGCCCCCGCACAAGGAGGACAGGCCCTACAAGGAGGACAGGCCGCCGCCCTACCGGGAGGAGAGGCCGCCGCCCTACGTGCCCGCGCCGGTCGCGGCCAGGCCGCCGGTGCCGCGCACCGACCAGCGGGTCGCCGGCTACCCGGCGCCCCAGCCCACGTCGCCGTCGCAGGCCAGGCCCTACGGTGGGCCGCGTTCCAGCGGACCACCGCAGGGGTCGGCGAAGCCTGACCCCTATACGCCGCCGCCTCAGTACCAGCCGCCGGCCGAGCGGAAGAAGTACCTGTTCGGCAGCCAGGTCGTCGGCCTGCTCCTGATGGTCACGCTGGTGGCGCTGACCGTCATGATGCCGGTCATGGTCGGCGTGGTCGCCGTCGCGCTCGCCCTGGTGCTGCGCCTGGGCGAGTACCTCTTCGGCGACCTGGTCAAGCGGCGCCAGATGCGCGGGAGCAGCTCGGCCGATCCGCTGCTGGCGGTGGTCGGCACTCCCTGGGCGCTGGTGAAGTCCGCGCTCGTGACGGCCGTGCACGTGCCGCTGGCACTGCTGTTCGGGATGTGCGTCTGGGGCGCGCTCCACTGGGCGGGCAAGATGAGCGTCAACGAGGCGGCCTCGTTCGCGGCGGGCGCCTTCGCGGCGGGCCTGTTCGTGCTGCCGGGCGGCGGCGCGCCGCGCAAGGCCGTCACCCGCACGCTCACCGGCGTGCTGCGCAGCCCCGGCGCCGCGCTGGTCGCGGTCGTGCTGGTGGGCACAGCGGCGCTGTTCGCGGTGATGTTCGCGCTGGGGCAGGACGCGGTGTGGTACCCGTGGCGGGCGCCGGAGTCGGTGATCGACGACCTGGCGAGCAACGCCAAGCAGAGCACCATCGGGCTGATCACCGGGATGATCGACAGCCTGCTCAGCGACCTCGGGCTGGGGTTCCTGACTCCCTGGTCCTGA
- a CDS encoding serine/threonine protein kinase has translation MVLHAMNDDRLGPYRLLRRLGEGGMGVVHLAVDPQGRQVAVKVLRGEVAGDEVARRRLSREVETMRRVRSEYIAEVLDADVTGHRPYIVTRYVPGRPLDEIVKDDGPLDLPALVKVAHGVASALASVHSVGVIHRDLKPGNVLILDGQPVLIDFGIAQAVDATRLTQTGMFIGTPGYLAPEIIEGQEAGPEVDIHAWAGTLLFAATGSPPFGKGTLEMIFYNITAGKADISAVPAPLQPLLKAAFQRNPNKRPSAAELTEKTARIRPEPKAFSPDDILTVPRPKEVVPDLAPVQEKPSYDISTPPVTPKSLLESQERPAASPQEQEFVSLLPNQPDPWPTRRVTPEELRRIQRENGMTPPWQQPVSNHGVAAPPGEGDVPTRRVRPDSPDYGRIHTPVPNGPVPNVQGPELRPSPSPLQPPPYIPPQYPQHEPYVPAVHPGNGVQRSRSYGVASAMLLVLMIVAAVFAPVLVAVLAIPVAILLRAADLAQPQLAARRGTGSAAADLIKVFAYPQALAKSVGITLALVLYALILGLPVTLLLTVVARMDPSNALAWGAAVALWTVCAGPGVEGPGKQMRRTLSSLVPSRTAAMVTAGVLAAGAALSLILAAGTFGEEPSKGAEWTPVNVKTVVKQLEGLRGNSGG, from the coding sequence ATGGTGCTTCATGCCATGAACGATGACCGACTAGGCCCTTACCGGCTGCTCAGGCGGCTAGGTGAAGGCGGGATGGGCGTTGTCCACCTCGCTGTCGACCCCCAGGGGCGGCAGGTGGCGGTCAAGGTCCTGCGTGGAGAGGTCGCCGGCGACGAGGTCGCCAGGCGGCGGCTTTCGCGCGAGGTCGAGACGATGCGGCGGGTGCGGAGCGAATACATCGCCGAGGTGCTCGACGCCGACGTCACCGGTCATCGCCCGTACATCGTCACGCGCTACGTGCCCGGCCGTCCCCTCGACGAGATCGTCAAGGACGACGGGCCCCTCGACCTGCCCGCGCTGGTCAAGGTCGCGCACGGGGTGGCGTCCGCGCTGGCCTCCGTGCACTCGGTGGGCGTGATCCACCGCGACCTCAAGCCGGGTAACGTGCTGATCCTCGACGGCCAGCCCGTCCTGATCGACTTCGGCATCGCCCAGGCGGTGGACGCGACGCGGCTGACGCAGACCGGCATGTTCATCGGCACGCCCGGCTACCTCGCCCCCGAGATCATCGAGGGTCAGGAGGCGGGGCCCGAGGTCGACATCCACGCGTGGGCGGGCACGCTGCTGTTCGCGGCCACCGGTTCGCCGCCCTTCGGCAAGGGCACGCTGGAGATGATCTTCTACAACATCACCGCGGGCAAGGCCGACATCAGCGCCGTCCCCGCGCCGTTGCAGCCGCTGCTCAAGGCGGCGTTCCAGCGCAATCCGAACAAGCGCCCCAGCGCCGCCGAGCTGACCGAGAAGACCGCCAGGATCCGGCCCGAGCCCAAGGCGTTCTCGCCCGACGACATCCTGACCGTCCCGCGCCCCAAGGAGGTCGTGCCCGACCTCGCGCCGGTGCAGGAGAAGCCGTCGTACGACATCTCCACGCCGCCGGTGACGCCGAAGAGCCTGCTCGAGTCGCAGGAGCGGCCCGCCGCGTCGCCGCAGGAGCAGGAGTTCGTCTCGCTCCTGCCCAACCAGCCCGACCCGTGGCCGACCCGCAGGGTGACGCCCGAGGAGCTGCGGCGGATCCAGCGCGAGAACGGGATGACCCCGCCCTGGCAGCAGCCGGTCAGCAACCACGGCGTCGCGGCCCCGCCCGGCGAGGGCGACGTGCCCACCAGGCGGGTGCGCCCCGACTCGCCCGACTACGGCCGGATCCACACGCCGGTGCCGAACGGGCCGGTGCCGAACGTCCAGGGCCCCGAGCTGAGGCCCTCGCCGAGTCCGCTCCAGCCGCCGCCGTACATCCCGCCGCAGTACCCGCAGCACGAGCCGTACGTCCCCGCGGTCCACCCGGGCAACGGGGTGCAGCGTTCCAGGTCGTACGGCGTGGCGAGCGCGATGCTGCTCGTCCTGATGATCGTGGCCGCGGTGTTCGCGCCCGTGCTCGTCGCGGTCCTGGCGATCCCGGTCGCGATCCTGCTGCGCGCGGCCGATCTGGCCCAGCCCCAGCTCGCCGCCCGCAGGGGCACGGGGTCGGCGGCCGCCGACCTGATCAAGGTGTTCGCCTACCCGCAGGCGCTGGCCAAGTCGGTGGGCATCACGCTGGCGCTGGTGCTCTACGCGCTCATCCTCGGCCTGCCGGTGACCCTGCTGCTCACCGTGGTGGCCAGAATGGACCCGTCCAATGCCCTGGCCTGGGGCGCCGCGGTCGCGCTGTGGACCGTGTGCGCGGGTCCGGGAGTGGAGGGTCCTGGCAAACAGATGCGCAGGACGCTCTCATCGCTCGTACCCTCGAGAACAGCGGCGATGGTGACAGCAGGAGTCCTCGCGGCGGGTGCCGCGCTCTCGCTGATCCTCGCTGCCGGCACGTTCGGGGAAGAGCCATCAAAGGGGGCCGAATGGACTCCGGTGAACGTCAAAACAGTGGTGAAGCAGCTAGAAGGCCTGAGGGGGAACTCCGGGGGATGA